A single genomic interval of Croceibacter atlanticus HTCC2559 harbors:
- a CDS encoding SDR family oxidoreductase: MEIKDKVVVITGANGGIGSAIARKLDKEGCFLVLAARTIESLTDLKKDLKTNYLEIEMDVANSKSVSDAFITILNTVESIDVLVNVAGVMPLTYLKNLHLEEWLNTIEVNVKGILRTLHGALPSMKKQNKGHIVNIASVDGKELYKGGAVYGASKAAIIALSRAMRMELSPEFNIKVTSIEPGTVDTDLRNDITDTELLNDKDYGGDEPMLHPEDIARAVLYVISEPDQSNINQLTIKPTGKS; the protein is encoded by the coding sequence ATGGAAATTAAAGATAAGGTTGTAGTAATTACAGGTGCCAATGGCGGTATTGGAAGTGCAATAGCTAGAAAACTTGATAAAGAAGGCTGTTTTTTAGTGTTAGCTGCCAGAACTATAGAGTCCCTAACAGATTTAAAGAAAGACTTAAAGACCAATTACCTAGAAATAGAAATGGATGTGGCAAATAGCAAGAGCGTTTCAGACGCCTTTATCACAATTTTAAATACGGTTGAAAGCATAGATGTTCTGGTAAATGTTGCAGGAGTAATGCCTCTTACATACTTAAAAAACCTTCATTTAGAGGAATGGCTCAATACCATTGAGGTTAACGTAAAAGGTATTTTGAGAACACTTCATGGCGCACTACCAAGTATGAAAAAACAAAACAAAGGACATATTGTAAATATTGCCTCTGTTGATGGTAAAGAACTTTATAAAGGTGGTGCAGTTTACGGAGCATCAAAAGCTGCTATTATTGCACTTTCTCGCGCAATGCGTATGGAGCTCTCTCCAGAGTTTAATATCAAGGTAACATCTATCGAGCCTGGAACGGTCGACACAGACCTGAGAAACGATATTACAGATACAGAGCTTTTAAATGACAAGGATTACGGTGGAGATGAGCCTATGTTGCATCCAGAAGATATTGCAAGAGCCGTTTTGTATGTCATTTCAGAGCCAGACCAATCTAATATTAACCAACTAACTATTAAACCTACAGGTAAATCCTAA